One window from the genome of Solea solea chromosome 13, fSolSol10.1, whole genome shotgun sequence encodes:
- the si:dkeyp-69b9.6 gene encoding zinc finger protein 865 isoform X2 — MFQFGKYNLDIIEMLSGHQAHQFKGLGLDRQLQHQQQVQLHQHQLQQQQQQAESSGALLSGLGLGPLQGSRGYHDDHRSQGNPSPCYSGASPCGSGMAGPALRKAPLAPTLHPHSQSHSQLHHPQQQPHLPLSSLLDDSEDDVTSSVNNAISAITAASNSGNRGDDRGDIIGGLLGGLGLGPLSSPSSTSGMDKNFRGGGSQEALSTNPQNPTSKPKRPRKPRAKKDPAVGGQPPKRRQYTPRMGPSGLPRTHLCSVCGKGFARRETLRRHDRIHTGEKPHHCTICGKYFREAFHLSKHQTVHSGAKNFKCSICGKEFGYSQSLRRHSKLHQKGELEEVPTTPAAENPNSFNPNPQCSVAQDRSQNQVPSTSSYYSYPQDVKPQDTNPQAQPPPPPQPQPLPPPRLYTCAICWKSFRHHFHLTAHHQTVHESGGEKLFSCEVCGKAFAYSNSLTRHKQSQHGLTRSEQSNPQDGSSGSGDNRGGSDVNQSTSESEAATNVLLQMAPPTEGHGEESLSVVTHSHQQAPSHHPAGYSPLFYDAAAAQTSASNAPSFSQPLPPNSTIMPPQHPHSPAGVKGEHIYPAGSRSRTLHTTAPFQPLTELPSTEHHHLHHHHHHSHHHPHHLSGTQSHQQLGCSIQLSHDEMRRHKKKKKKSNRTDWRENKCEPQGLVRFDGSKKKRKISCTIRGQLNKKQGSLRLTIRRGGGTGGGGYKLVNPGGMKVQILSSLKVPVKRFGCPICPNSVFSCKAGLLVHMAVKHPQKASTAQERLSCCVCGKQSHRPLAAFIHRASHRARGTFSCRRCSARFWNATLLHRHKVSCRRRAKGLQRGDANRLKLSKRPGERQTCEAQEEMPLLREPYRY; from the coding sequence GCTACCATGATGATCATCGTTCTCAAGGCAATCCATCTCCATGCTACTCTGGTGCCTCTCCCTGTGGAAGTGGGATGGCGGGCCCAGCTCTGAGAAAGGCACCCTTGGCCCCAACACTGCATCCACACTCACAGAGCCACAGCCAGCTCCACCATCCGCAGCAACAGCCCCACCTGCCCCTTTCTTCTCTACTGGATGACTCAGAGGATGATGTCACTAGCTCTGTCAATAATGCAATCTCTGCTATAACAGCAGCTAGTAACAGTGGAAATAGAGGGGATGATAGGGGAGACATCATAGGAGGTCTGCTAGGTGGTCTTGGTCTAGGTCCTCTGAGCTCACCTTCATCCACATCTGGTATGGATAAGAATTTCAGAGGTGGTGGGAGTCAGGAGGCTCTGAGTACCAACCCACAGAATCCCACATCCAAACCAAAACGTCCCCGTAAACCCAGAGCCAAGAAAGATCCTGCAGTTGGGGGACAACCCCCCAAACGTAGGCAATACACCCCCAGAATGGGGCCCAGTGGGCTCCCACGCACTCACCTGTGCAGTGTCTGTGGTAAGGGATTTGCACGTCGCGAGACGCTACGCAGACATGATCGCATCCATACTGGAGAAAAGCCCCATCACTGCACAATTTGTGGAAAGTATTTCAGAGAGGCTTTTCACCTGAGCAAACATCAAACAGTCCACTCTGGGGCGAAAAATTTCAAATGCAGCATCTGTGGGAAAGAATTTGGTTACTCCCAGAGCCTCAGAAGGCACAGCAAGCTGCATCAGAAAGGGGAGCTGGAAGAGGTGCCTACAACACCAGCTGCAGAAAACCCTAACAGCTTTAACCCAAACCCTCAATGTAGCGTGGCCCAAGACAGGAGCCAGAACCAAGTACCAAGCACCTCCTCCTATTACTCCTATCCTCAAGATGTCAAGCCTCAAGATACCAATCCCCAGGCACAgcctccacccccaccccaaccACAACCCTTACCTCCACCTCGACTCTACACCTGTGCTATTTGTTGGAAATCTTTCCGCCATCACTTTCACCTGACGGCTCATCACCAGACAGTCCATGAAAGTGGGGGTGAAAAGCTCTTCAGTTGTGAGGTCTGTGGGAAAGCATTTGCCTACTCCAATAGCCTCACTCGACATAAGCAGTCACAGCATGGCCTGACACGTAGTGAACAGTCTAACCCACAAGACGGCAGCAGTGGGTCTGGAGACAACCGAGGTGGGAGTGATGTTAATCAGTCGACATCAGAGAGTGAGGCTGCCACCAATGTCCTGCTACAGATGGCTCCTCCCACAGAAGGCCATGGAGAGGAGAGTCTGAGTGTTGTGACTCATAGCCATCAACAGGCACCCTCACACCATCCAGCTGGTTACTCTCCCCTTTTTTAtgatgctgcagcagctcaAACATCAGCTTCTAATGCCCCATCTTTCTCACAGCCTCTGCCTCCAAACTCTACAATCATGCCCCCGCAGCACCCACACTCACCAGCCGGGGTGAAAGGAGAGCACATATACCCAGCTGGATCCCGTAGCCGTACACTTCACACCACAGCCCCATTCCAGCCCCTCACGGAACTACCTTCCACTGAACATCATCATctgcatcaccatcatcatcactcccaccatcatcctcatcatctgtCAGGTACCCAGTCCCACCAGCAACTTGGCTGCAGCATCCAGTTATCACATGATGAAATGAGAcgacacaagaagaaaaaaaaaaagtccaacaggACAGATTGGAGAGAAAATAAGTGTGAACCCCAAGGTTTAGTCAGATTTGATGGaagtaaaaagaagagaaaaattaGTTGTACAATAAGAGGGcaattgaataaaaaacaagGCTCTCTTCGTTTGACAATTAGGCGTGGAGGAGGAACAGGTGGTGGTGGGTATAAGCTTGTCAACCCTGGGGGAATGAAGGTGCAGATCCTGTCATCTCTCAAAGTCCCAGTGAAACGTTTTGGCTGTCCAATATGCCCCAATTCTGTGTTTTCCTGTAAAGCGGGACTTCTCGTCCACATGGCAGTTAAGCATCCACAAAAAGCCTCCACCGCTCAAGAGCGACTAAGTTGCTGTGTATGTGGGAAGCAGTCTCACAGGCCTTTGGCAGCCTTCATTCATCGGGCCTCCCATCGCGCCAGAGGGACTTTCTCCTGCCGACGCTGCTCTGCTCGCTTTTGGAATGCTACACTGCTTCACAGGCACAAGGTGTCCTGCCGCCGTCGTGCTAAAGGATTGCAGCGAGGAGATGCCAACAGGCTGAAGCTTTCAAAGAGaccaggagagagacagacctgTGAAGCTCAGGAGGAAATGCCACTCCTACGGGAACCGTACCGATACTGA